The Mustela erminea isolate mMusErm1 chromosome 18, mMusErm1.Pri, whole genome shotgun sequence genome has a window encoding:
- the LOC116577371 gene encoding myosin-1 — translation MSSDQEMAIFGEAAPYLRKSEKERIEAQNRPFDAKTSVFVVDPKESFVKGTVQSREGGKVTVKTEGGATVTVKDDQVYPMNPPKYDKIEDMAMMTHLHEPAVLYNLKERYAAWMIYTYSGLFCVTVNPYKWLPVYNAEVVTAYRGKKRQEAPPHIFSISDNAYQFMLTDRENQSILITGESGAGKTVNTKRVIQYFATIAVTGEKKKEEPTSGKMQGTLEDQIISANPLLEAFGNAKTVRNDNSSRFGKFIRIHFGTTGKLASADIETYLLEKSRVTFQLKAERSYHIFYQIMSNKKPDLIEMLLITTNPYDYAFVSQGEITVPSIDDQEELMATDSAIDILGFTSDERVSIYKLTGAVMHYGNMKFKQKQREEQAEPDGTEVADKAAYLQGLNSADLLKALCYPRVKVGNEYVTKGQTVQQVYNSVGALAKAVYEKMFLWMVTRINQQLDTKQPRQYFIGVLDIAGFEIFDFNSLEQLCINFTNEKLQQFFNHHMFVLEQEEYKKEGIEWEFIDFGMDLAACIELIEKPMGIFSILEEECMFPKATDTSFKNKLYEQHLGKSNNFQKPKPAKGKVEAHFSLVHYAGTVDYNIAGWLDKNKDPLNETVVGLYQKSALKTLAFLFSGAAAAEAESGGGKKGGKKKGSSFQTVSALFRENLNKLMTNLRSTHPHFVRCIIPNETKTPGAMEHELVLHQLRCNGVLEGIRICRKGFPSRILYADFKQRYKVLNASAIPEGQFIDSKKASEKLLGSIDIDHTQYKFGHTKVFFKAGLLGLLEEMRDEKLAQLITRTQARCRGYLARVEYQKMVERRESIFCIQYNVRAFMNVKHWPWMKLYFKIKPLLKSAETEKEMANMKEEFEKTKENLAKAEAKRKELEEKMVALMQEKNDLQLQVQAEADSLADAEERCDQLIKTKIQLEAKIKEVTERAEDEEEINAELTAKKRKLEDECSELKKDIDDLELTLAKVEKEKHATENKVKNLTEEMAGLDETIAKLTKEKKALQEAHQQTLDDLQAEEDKVNTLTKAKIKLEQQVDDLEGSLEQEKKIRMDLERAKRKLEGDLKLAQESTMDVENDKQQLDEKLKKKEFEMSNLQSKIEDEQALGMQLQKKIKELQARIEELEEEIEAERASRAKAEKQRSDLSRELEEISERLEEAGGATSAQIEMNKKREAEFQKMRRDLEEATLQHEATAATLRKKHADSVAELGEQIDNLQRVKQKLEKEKSEMKMEIDDLASNMETVSKAKGNLEKMCRTLEDQVSELKTKEEEQQRLINDLTAQRARLQTESGEYSRQLDEKDSLVSQLSRGKQAFTQQIEELKRQLEEEIKAKSALAHALQSARHDCDLLREQYEEEQEGKAELQRAMSKANSEVAQWRTKYETDAIQRTEELEEAKKKLAQRLQDAEEHVEAVNAKCASLEKTKQRLQNEVEDLMIDVERTNAACAALDKKQRNFDKILAEWKQKYEETHAELEASQKESRSLSTELFKIKNAYEESLDHLETLKRENKNLQQEISDLTEQIAEGGKRIHELEKIKKQVEQEKSELQAALEEAEASLEHEEGKILRIQLELNQVKSEVDRKIAEKDEEIDQLKRNHIRVVESMQSTLDAEIRSRNDAIRLKKKMEGDLNEMEIQLNHANRMAAEALRNYRNTQGILKDTQIHLDDALRGQEDLKEQLAMVERRANLLQAEIEELRATLEQTERSRKMAEQELLDASERVQLLHTQNTSLINTKKKLETDISQIQGEMEDIVQEARNAEEKAKKAITDAAMMAEELKKEQDTSAHLERMKKNLEQTVKDLQHRLDEAEQLALKGGKKQIQKLEARVRELEGEVESEQKRNVETVKSLRKHERRVKELTYQTEEDRKNVLRLQDLVDKLQAKVKAYKRQAEEAEEQSNVNLAKFRKLQHELEEAEERADIAESQVNKLRVKSREVHTKIISEE, via the exons ATGAGTTCAGACCAGGAAATGGCCATTTTCGGGGAGGCGGCTCCGTACCTCCGGAAGTCTGAAAAGGAGCGCATTGAGGCCCAGAATAGGCCCTTTGATGCCAAGACGTCTGTCTTTGTGGTGGATCCCAAGGAATCCTTTGTGAAAGGGACCGTCcagagcagagaaggagggaaagtgaCGGTGAAGACCGAAGGTGGAGCG ACTGTGACAGTGAAAGATGATCAAGTCTACCCCATGAACCCTCCCAAGTACGACAAGATCGAGGACATGGCCATGATGACCCACCTGCACGAGCCCGCTGTGCTGTACAACCTCAAAGAGCGTTACGCAGCCTGGATGATCTAC ACTTACTCAGGCCTCTTCTGCGTCACCGTGAACCCCTACAAGTGGCTGCCGGTGTACAATGCAGAGGTGGTGACCGCCTACAGAGGCAAGAAGCGCCAGGAGGCCCCGCCCCACATCTTCTCCATCTCGGACAATGCCTACCAGTTCATGCTGACGG ATCGGGAGAATCAGTCCATCTTAATCAC CGGAGAATCTGGTGCAGGGAAGACTGTGAACACCAAGCGTGTCATCCAGTACTTTGCAACAATTGCAGTCactggggagaagaagaaggaggaaccTACCTCTGGCAAAATGCAG GGGACCCTTGAAGATCAAATCATCAGCGCCAACCCCCTACTGGAGGCCTTTGGCAATGCCAAGACTGTGAGGAATGACAACTCCTCTCGCTTT GGTAAATTCATCAGGATCCACTTTGGTACCACGGGAAAACTGGCTTCTGCTGATATTGAAACAT ATCTTCTGGAGAAGTCTAGAGTTACTTTCCAGCTGAAGGCGGAAAGAAGCTACCACATTTTCTATCAAATCATGTCTAACAAGAAGCCAGACCTAATTG AAATGCTCCTGATTACCACCAACCCATATGACTATGCCTTCGTCAGTCAAGGGGAGATCACAGTGCCCAGCATTGATGACCAGGAAGAGCTGATGGCCACAGAT AGTGCTATTGACATCCTGGGCTTCACCTCTGATGAAAGAGTCTCCATCTACAAGCTCACAGGTGCTGTGATGCATTATGGGAACATGAAGTTCAAGCAGAAGCAGCGTGAGGAGCAGGCTGAGCCAGATGGCACCGAAG TTGCTGACAAGGCGGCCTATCTCCAGGGCCTGAACTCTGCTGACCTGCTCAAAGCCCTCTGCTACCCCAGGGTCAAGGTCGGCAACGAGTACGTCACCAAAGGCCAGACTGTGCAGCAG GTGTACAACTCCGTGGGCGCTCTGGCCAAGGCCGTCTACGAGAAGATGTTCCTGTGGATGGTCACCCGCATCAACCAGCAGCTGGACACCAAGCAGCCCAGGCAGTACTTCATCGGGGTCTTGGACATCGCCGGCTTTGAGATCTTTGAC TTCAACAGCCTGGAGCAGCTGTGCATCAACTTCACCAACGAGAAGCTGCAGCAGTTCTTCAACCACCACATGTTCGTGCTGGAGCAGGAGGAGTACAAGAAGGAGGGCATTGAGTGGGAGTTCATCGACTTCGGGATGGACCTGGCTGCCTGCATTGAGCTTATTGAGAAG ccCATGGGCATCTTCTCCATCCTGGAAGAGGAGTGCATGTTCCCCAAGGCCACAGATACCTCCTTCAAGAACAAGCTCTATGAGCAGCACCTGGGGAAGTCCAACAACTTCCAGAAGCCCAAGCCTGCCAAAGGCAAGGTTGAGGCCCACTTCTCTCTGGTCCACTACGCTGGCACTGTGGACTACAACATTGCCGGCTGGCTGGACAAGAACAAGGACCCCCTGAATGAGACCGTGGTCGGGCTGTACCAGAAGTCTGCATTGAAGACTCTGGCTTTCCTCTTCTCTGGGGCAGCAGCTGCTGAAGCAG AGTCTGGCGGTGGCAAGAAAGGTGGCAAGAAGAAGGGTTCTTCTTTCCAGACTGTGTCTGCTCTCTTCAGG GAGAATTTGAATAAGCTGATGACCAATCTGAGGAGCACTCACCCCCACTTTGTACGCTGCATCATCCCCAATGAAACCAAGACTCCAG GGGCCATGGAGCATGAACTTGTCCTGCACCAGCTGCGGTGTAACGGGGTGCTGGAAGGGATCCGCATCTGCAGGAAGGGGTTCCCAAGCAGGATCCTTTACGCAGACTTCAAACAGAG ATACAAGGTATTAAATGCAAGTGCTATCCCCGAAGGACAGTTCATTGACAGCAAGAAAGCTTCTGAGAAGCTTCTTGGGTCCATTGACATTGACCACACCCAATATAAATTTGGTCACACCAAG GTCTTTTTCAAAGCTGGTCTTCTGGGACTCCTAGAGGAGATGCGAGATGAGAAGCTGGCCCAGCTGATTACTAGAACCCAGGCCAGGTGCAGAGGGTACTTGGCAAGAGTGGAGTACCAGAAGATGGTGGAGAGAAG AGAATCCATCTTCTGCATCCAGTACAATGTCCGTGCTTTCATGAACGTCAAGCACTGGCCCTGGATGAAGCTGTATTTCAAGATCAAGCCGCTCCTCAAGAGCgcagaaacagaaaaggagatgGCCAACATGaaggaagagtttgagaagaccAAGGAAAACCTTGCAAAGGCTGAGGCCAAAAGGAAAGAGCTGGAGGAGAAAATGGTTGCTCTCATGCAAGAGAAAAACGACCTGCAGCTCCAGGTCCAAGCT GAAGCAGATAGCTTGGCTGATGCAGAGGAAAGATGTGACCAGCTGATCAAAACCAAAATCCAGCTGGAGGCCAAGATCAAGGAGGTGACTGAGAGagcagaggatgaggaggagatCAACGCCGAGCTGACGGCCAAGAAGAGGAAACTGGAGGATGAGTGTTCAGAGCTCAAGAAAGACATTGACGACCTTGAGCTGACCCTGGCCAAGGTTGAAAAGGAGAAGCACGCCACAGAGAACAAG gtgaaAAACCTCACGGAAGAGATGGCAGGTCTGGACGAAACCATCGCGAAGCTGACCAAGGAGAAGAAGGCCCTCCAAGAGGCCCACCAGCAGACCCTGGATGACCTGCAGGCAGAAGAGGACAAAGTCAACACCCTGACCAAGGCTAAAATCAAGCTTGAACAACAAGTAGATGAT CTTGAAGGATCCttggaacaagaaaagaaaatccgaATGGATCTAGAAAGAGCAAAGAGGAAACTAGAGGGAGACCTAAAATTGGCTCAAGAATCCACAATGGATGTCGAAAATGATAAGCAGCAACTCGATGAGAAACTCAAAAA GAAAGAGTTTGAAATGAGCAATCTGCAAAGCAAGATTGAAGATGAGCAGGCCCTTGGGATGCAGCTACAGAAGAAGATCAAGGAGTTACAG GCCCGCAtcgaggagctggaggaggaaatCGAGGCAGAGCGGGCCTCCCGAGCCAAAGCAGAGAAGCAACGCTCTGACCTCTCCCGGGAACTGGAAGAGATCAGCGAGCGCCTGGAGGAAGCCGGCGGGGCCACTTCCGCCCAGATCGAGATGAACAAGAAGCGCGAGGCCGAGTTCCAGAAGATGCGCAGGGACCTGGAGGAGGCCACCCTGCAGCACGAAGCCACGGCGGCCACCCTGAGGAAGAAGCACGCCGACAGTGTGGCTGAGCTCGGGGAGCAGATAGACAATCTGCAGAGGGTCAagcagaagctggagaaggagaagagcgAGATGAAGATGGAGATTGATGACCTCGCCAGTAACATGGAGACTGTCTCCAAAGCCAAG GGGAACCTTGAAAAGATGTGTCGCACTCTAGAAGACCAGGTGAGTGAACTTAAGACCAAGGAAGAGGAACAGCAGCGGCTGATCAACGACCTGACGGCTCAGAGAGCGCGTCTGCAGACGGAATCAG GTGAATATTCACGCCAGCTAGATGAAAAGGACTCGTTAGTTTCTCAGCTCTCAAGAGGCAAACAAGCATTCACACAACAGATCGAGGAACTGAAAAGGCAGCttgaagaagagataaaa GCCAAGAGTGCTCTGGCCCATGCCCTGCAATCAGCCCGCCACGACTGTGACCTGCTGCGGGAACAGTatgaggaggagcaggagggcaAGGCTGAGCTGCAAAGGGCAATGTCCAAGGCCAACAGTGAGGTGGCCCAGTGGAGGACCAAATACGAGACGGATGCCATCCAGCGCACAGAGGAGCTGGAGGAAGCCAA aaagaaGCTGGCTCAGCGTCTACAGGATGCCGAGGAGCACGTAGAAGCCGTGAACGCCAAATGTGCTTCCCTTGAGAAGACAAAGCAGCGGCTCCAGAATGAGGTGGAGGACCTCATGATTGATGTGGAGAGAACCAACGCAGCCTGTGCTGCCCTGGACAAGAAGCAGAGGAACTTCGACAAG ATCCTGGCAGAATGGAAACAGAAGTATGAAGAAACTCATGCTGAACTTGAAGCTTCCCAAAAGGAGTCCCGCTCCCTTAGCACAGAGTTGTTCAAGATTAAGAATGCTTATGAAGAATCTTTAGACCATCTTGAAACCTTGAAGCGGGAAAATAAGAATTTACAAC AGGAGATTTCTGACCTCACGGAGCAGATTGCAGAAGGAGGGAAACGTATCCATGAACTGGAGAAGATAAAGAAACAAGTGGAACAAGAGAAGTCTGAACTTCAGGCCGCTTTagaggaggcagag GCATCTCTTGAACATGAAGAGGGAAAGATCCTGCGCATCCAGCTGGAGTTGAACCAAGTCAAGTCTGAGGTCGACAGGAAAATTGCTGAGAAGGATGAGGAAATTGACCAGCTGAAGAGAAACCACATCAGGGTTGTGGAGTCGATGCAGAGCACCCTGGATGCGGAGATCAGGAGCAGGAATGATGCCATCAGGCTCAAGAAGAAGATGGAGGGAGACCTCAATGAGATGGAAATCCAGCTGAACCATGCCAACCGCATGGCTGCAGAGGCCCTGAGGAACTACAGGAACACCCAAGGCATCCTCAAA GACACCCAGATCCACCTGGATGACGCCCTGCGGGGCCAGGAGGACCTGAAGGAGCAGTTGGCCATGGTGGAGCGCAGAGCCAACCTGCTGCAGGCCGAGATTGAGGAGCTGCGGGCCACTCTGGAGCAGACAGAAAGGAGCAGGAAAATGGCAGAACAGGAGCTCCTGGATGCCAGTGAGCGTGTCCAGCTCCTGCACACCCAG AACACGAGCTTAATCAACACCAAGAAGAAGCTGGAGACAGACATTTCCCAGATCCAGGGAGAGATGGAGGACATTGTCCAGGAAGCCCGCAACGCTGAGGAGAAGGCCAAGAAGGCCATCACTGAT GCAGCCATGATGGCCGAGGAGCTGAAGAAGGAGCAGGACACCAGTGCCCACCTGGAGCGCATGAAGAAGAACCTGGAGCAGACGGTGAAGGACCTGCAGCACCGTCTGGACGAGGCTGAACAGCTGGCCCTGAAGGGCGGGAAGAAGCAGATCCAGAAACTGGAGGCCAGG GTCCGTGAACTTGAAGGAGAAGTTGAAAGTGAACAGAAGCGGAATGTTGAAACTGTCAAGAGTCTACGCAAACATGAGAGGAGAGTGAAGGAACTCACTTACCAG actGAGGAAGACCGCAAGAATGTGCTCAGACTCCAAGACCTGGTGGATAAACTGCAAGCGAAGGTGAAAGCTTACAAGAGACAAGCTGAGGAAGCG GAGGAACAATCCAATGTCAACCTTGCTAAATTCCGCAAGCTCCAGCACGAGCTGGAGGAGGCTGAAGAACGGGCTGACATTGCCGAGTCCCAGGTCAACAAGCTGCGGGTGAAGAGCCGGGAGGTCCACACAAAGATCATAAGTGAAGAGTAA